Proteins encoded in a region of the Candidatus Krumholzibacteriia bacterium genome:
- a CDS encoding tetratricopeptide repeat protein — protein sequence MSCRPPGVASATVALLVALGLPARAQLVEDYRFKGRVVDASGQPLGGVHVTLRDVETGSRLVFTTHDDGTFDRRMIPHAHYEGSFEKSGYVTRTENFDWSASPRDVVTIDAKIVLESQVSKAKRELGKKAAALYEEGYAALAANDCVRARQKAEELLALGAGSYEYAVRFVRARCYAVQGQLDEAVAAYREVLALKPDLFEARFDLALVLEKQGQHEAALQEYEQAATLRPEDVEVQYNMGAILFQQKAFDQARPHLEKAASLDSTHAQAAKALGFACLQGEKKDVTAAQRYLSRYLALEPQAPDAAQIREILTAIETSPR from the coding sequence GTGAGCTGCAGACCGCCAGGGGTCGCCTCCGCCACAGTCGCCCTCCTCGTCGCGCTCGGGCTCCCGGCCCGCGCCCAGCTGGTGGAGGACTACCGCTTCAAGGGACGCGTGGTCGATGCCTCGGGCCAACCCCTGGGGGGCGTGCATGTCACCTTGCGCGACGTCGAGACGGGCTCCCGCCTCGTGTTCACGACCCACGACGACGGCACCTTCGACCGCCGGATGATCCCGCACGCGCACTACGAGGGCAGCTTCGAAAAGTCCGGATACGTCACGCGGACGGAGAACTTCGATTGGTCGGCCTCGCCCCGGGACGTGGTCACCATCGACGCGAAGATCGTGCTGGAAAGCCAGGTCTCCAAGGCGAAGCGCGAGCTGGGCAAGAAGGCGGCAGCGCTGTACGAGGAGGGTTACGCCGCTCTGGCGGCGAACGACTGCGTCCGCGCCCGGCAGAAAGCCGAGGAGCTGCTCGCTCTGGGTGCCGGAAGCTATGAATATGCCGTGCGCTTCGTCCGCGCCCGTTGTTACGCGGTCCAGGGCCAGCTGGACGAGGCGGTGGCGGCGTATCGCGAGGTGCTGGCGCTCAAGCCGGATCTCTTCGAGGCGAGGTTCGACCTGGCTCTGGTCCTGGAGAAGCAAGGGCAGCACGAAGCGGCGCTACAGGAATACGAGCAGGCGGCGACGCTGCGGCCCGAGGACGTCGAGGTGCAGTACAACATGGGAGCCATTCTCTTCCAGCAGAAGGCGTTCGACCAGGCGCGCCCGCATCTCGAGAAAGCCGCGAGCCTCGATTCCACCCACGCCCAGGCCGCGAAGGCCCTCGGTTTCGCTTGCCTCCAAGGCGAGAAAAAGGACGTGACCGCCGCCCAACGCTACCTGTCGCGTTATCTCGCTCTCGAACCGCAAGCTCCGGACGCGGCGCAGATCCGGGAGATCCTCACCGCCATCGAGACTTCACCTCGGTGA
- a CDS encoding T9SS type A sorting domain-containing protein, translated as MLVAAGNYTWTSQNATGESMVQLKNGVRLRGELGATQTILDAENNGRVMRSRDPGEVSISGLTITRGYSDGLGGGILSDFSDLIVSDCIIRDNLAGIGGGLACYEGTGLIVRCQFLRNTSDAGSAGGGGAASCENTVFSHCTFYDNRCFGQGAGGGAVILATRTGYPVSSLKDCWFEGNSGTAPFGAWGGAVSANGDSVLRCMFVANVATNGSALSGGGYVEDCIFIANESFTGPTISISPHGKLVGCTVVGNSSPSPSFASAVFLQPGMVENSIIAFNEGSACSGSGTFICSNLFGNTQSDLLCGVDGGGNISVDPLFCTPDPIASLDASLRSSSPCLPENNSCEVLIGATGEGCTTSSVQESLNSATAELRLGTWPNPFKSGTWITYSAARIGRVRLSIYDSRGKLIKTLVEKTHGPGDYVLSWSGVDEAGRSVPSGMYIARIVANGQMATQKLILTK; from the coding sequence GTGCTTGTCGCCGCGGGGAATTACACATGGACCTCGCAAAATGCAACGGGTGAATCCATGGTCCAGTTAAAAAACGGGGTCCGCTTGCGCGGCGAGTTGGGAGCGACACAAACGATCCTGGACGCAGAGAACAATGGCCGAGTCATGCGGAGTCGGGATCCGGGAGAGGTATCGATATCAGGTCTGACGATCACCCGTGGATACTCGGATGGCTTAGGCGGCGGCATTCTATCCGATTTCTCCGATCTCATCGTCTCGGATTGCATCATCCGGGACAACTTAGCGGGTATTGGTGGCGGCCTTGCCTGCTATGAAGGAACTGGTCTCATCGTTCGATGCCAATTCTTGCGCAACACCTCTGATGCAGGCTCGGCAGGCGGCGGAGGCGCGGCGAGCTGCGAAAACACCGTCTTCTCCCACTGCACGTTCTACGACAATCGATGTTTTGGACAGGGGGCAGGCGGGGGGGCCGTAATTCTGGCTACTCGCACGGGCTATCCTGTCTCGAGTCTGAAGGATTGTTGGTTTGAGGGGAACTCGGGCACGGCACCGTTTGGCGCATGGGGTGGCGCCGTCTCGGCTAACGGAGACTCGGTGCTCCGCTGCATGTTCGTCGCCAACGTCGCGACGAACGGAAGCGCTCTTTCCGGAGGAGGATACGTTGAGGATTGCATCTTCATCGCGAACGAGTCCTTCACCGGCCCCACGATTAGTATTAGCCCTCACGGAAAACTCGTCGGTTGCACTGTGGTCGGCAACAGTTCGCCCAGCCCCAGCTTTGCATCTGCTGTCTTTCTTCAGCCGGGGATGGTAGAGAATTCCATCATCGCCTTCAACGAGGGCTCCGCCTGCAGCGGCTCTGGAACCTTTATCTGTTCTAATCTCTTCGGCAATACGCAATCCGATCTTCTCTGTGGTGTCGATGGTGGAGGGAACATCAGCGTAGACCCCTTGTTCTGCACTCCGGATCCCATCGCCAGCCTGGATGCTTCACTCCGGTCGAGTTCGCCCTGCTTGCCTGAGAACAACAGTTGTGAGGTTTTGATTGGTGCCACAGGCGAGGGCTGTACGACTTCTTCGGTTCAGGAGTCGCTGAATTCGGCTACAGCAGAACTCCGCCTCGGGACATGGCCGAATCCTTTCAAGAGCGGCACATGGATTACTTATTCTGCGGCGAGGATAGGTCGTGTGCGCCTCTCGATCTACGACTCGCGAGGGAAGTTGATCAAAACGCTTGTAGAGAAAACTCATGGCCCAGGGGACTACGTGTTGTCTTGGTCCGGAGTCGACGAAGCGGGGCGCAGCGTCCCGTCAGGCATGTACATAGCACGAATTGTGGCCAATGGGCAAATGGCGACGCAAAAACTCATCTTGACCAAGTGA
- a CDS encoding TonB-dependent receptor, which translates to MRPRILVLGFVVSLLTVAHGPATAQEVTSGTIDGTVADAQGTPLPGVTVILSSAQGTKTEVTDANGRFVFTHLPAGSDYNLKATLQGFNTVERQNLDVRLGARLRIEITLSAGVTEQIEVVGEAPVVDLSTTTTGATITSELMSSIPIGRSFSSTLALAPGVVASGLPGSGESNPSISGASGLENVYVIDGVNINNAGYGSAGSYSIVFGSLGTGVNFDYIKEVQVKTGGYEPEYGEALGGFINLVTKTGGNEWKSSAFGYFQGAEAERALTDRQVGAVDITNFQSQDYGAEVSGPIKTDKVFFYGAFDPTFTTRTTTTAAALTRDLGFKHELDADRTIWNYAGNVKWFAHPKHSFSVSAFGDPSTGDMGPQRTEAAAVVDPTARFSDIKFGGNNVVARWEGELHDNSFIEASYAYHKDNFEENLARNQASGTMFFDPSTGDTLATPRLFGGPGFFEDASSWNSQYRLKFSNFLQAAGEHNLRYGFEFQDIGYDHTANYSGPSGLQIPLDTISRPGLPDSIVFTNAQSGYIWDIDADDFRISRIRSGSLTAETKTHYLSFFLSDSWSPVKWINLMGGVRYEEETLLGTVTKFNWENNWAPRAHITIDPTRDNKTKVSFSYGRFFGKVPNDLAVRALSTEVTHIVRYPISNVDLSDPNNPRIIDPTVFNSFTVFGNEPTIVDPKAKLTYQDEYVAGVEREVIPFLNVGVSYMHRSLGRTLEDVALVPYTDLLAGAEFGSYFITNPGPNVLAVNGEPGFPKPSRKYDAVTLKWEKRMRDRWQVQGSYTWSKLEGNYEGYFRRDNGQSDPFITSLFDFPYLATPQDRQIWQHTIEDGVLPNDRTHVFNLFGSYAFEFQGRVPGTLNLGMSWTAISGVPITALGFNEAYGNGYEIPLVARGEGGVRQADGTVVPGSFKRGPTTNDVGIHADYTFRVGRQRIAAIVRVFNVFNDQDGVDFDQGFELNAPGDTNPDFGKTTVFQQPRRFQFALRASY; encoded by the coding sequence ATGCGGCCAAGAATCCTCGTCCTTGGCTTCGTGGTGTCTCTATTGACCGTCGCGCATGGTCCCGCGACCGCGCAGGAGGTCACTTCGGGAACCATCGACGGTACCGTGGCGGACGCGCAGGGAACCCCCCTGCCGGGCGTCACAGTGATCCTGTCTTCCGCTCAGGGAACGAAGACGGAAGTCACCGATGCCAATGGACGCTTCGTCTTCACCCATCTACCAGCCGGCAGCGACTACAATTTGAAGGCAACGTTGCAAGGCTTCAACACCGTCGAGAGACAGAACCTCGACGTGCGGCTCGGCGCGCGCTTGCGCATCGAGATCACCCTCTCCGCCGGCGTCACCGAGCAGATCGAAGTCGTCGGCGAAGCGCCCGTGGTGGACCTCTCCACGACCACGACCGGCGCCACGATCACCTCGGAGCTCATGTCGAGCATCCCGATCGGTCGGAGCTTTTCCAGTACCCTCGCCTTGGCGCCGGGTGTCGTCGCCAGCGGTCTGCCGGGTTCCGGGGAGTCGAATCCGTCCATCTCCGGAGCCAGCGGCCTCGAGAACGTCTACGTGATCGACGGCGTCAACATCAACAACGCGGGCTACGGCAGCGCCGGGTCGTACTCCATCGTCTTCGGTTCGCTCGGTACGGGCGTGAACTTCGACTACATCAAAGAAGTCCAGGTCAAGACCGGTGGCTACGAACCGGAGTACGGCGAGGCCCTGGGTGGCTTCATCAACCTGGTGACCAAGACGGGCGGCAATGAATGGAAGAGCAGCGCGTTCGGCTACTTCCAGGGTGCCGAGGCCGAGCGCGCCTTGACCGACCGCCAAGTGGGCGCCGTGGATATCACCAATTTCCAGAGCCAGGACTATGGTGCCGAGGTGAGTGGCCCGATCAAGACCGACAAGGTCTTCTTCTACGGCGCCTTCGACCCGACGTTCACGACGCGGACCACGACGACGGCGGCAGCGCTCACCCGGGATCTGGGGTTCAAGCACGAGCTCGACGCGGATCGCACCATCTGGAACTATGCCGGCAACGTCAAATGGTTCGCGCACCCGAAGCACTCGTTCAGTGTCTCCGCGTTCGGCGACCCCTCGACGGGCGACATGGGGCCGCAGCGAACCGAAGCCGCCGCCGTCGTCGACCCCACGGCGCGCTTTTCCGATATCAAATTCGGCGGCAACAACGTCGTGGCGCGCTGGGAGGGCGAGCTGCACGACAACAGCTTCATCGAGGCGTCGTACGCCTATCACAAGGACAACTTCGAGGAAAACCTGGCACGTAACCAGGCCAGCGGCACGATGTTCTTCGATCCCTCCACGGGGGACACGCTGGCGACGCCGCGCCTGTTCGGCGGTCCCGGCTTCTTCGAGGATGCGTCCTCGTGGAACTCGCAGTACCGGCTGAAGTTCTCCAACTTCCTGCAAGCCGCAGGCGAGCACAACCTGCGCTATGGTTTCGAGTTCCAGGACATCGGCTACGACCACACGGCGAACTACTCGGGCCCCTCGGGCTTGCAGATCCCGCTGGACACCATCTCGCGCCCGGGGCTGCCGGATTCGATCGTCTTCACCAACGCGCAGAGCGGTTACATCTGGGATATCGACGCCGACGACTTCCGGATCAGCCGCATCCGCAGCGGCTCGCTCACGGCGGAGACGAAGACCCACTACCTATCGTTCTTCCTCTCCGATTCGTGGAGCCCGGTCAAGTGGATCAACTTGATGGGGGGAGTTCGCTACGAAGAGGAGACCCTCCTCGGCACCGTCACCAAGTTCAACTGGGAGAACAACTGGGCGCCGCGGGCGCACATCACCATCGACCCGACGAGGGACAACAAGACCAAGGTCTCCTTCTCCTACGGCCGTTTCTTCGGCAAGGTGCCCAACGATCTGGCGGTCCGGGCGCTGTCGACGGAGGTCACGCACATCGTGCGCTATCCGATCTCGAACGTCGACCTCAGCGACCCGAACAACCCCAGGATCATCGATCCGACGGTGTTCAATTCGTTCACGGTGTTCGGCAACGAACCGACCATCGTCGACCCCAAGGCGAAGCTGACCTACCAGGACGAGTACGTGGCCGGCGTCGAGCGTGAAGTGATCCCGTTCCTCAACGTCGGGGTCAGCTACATGCACCGGAGTCTGGGGCGGACGCTGGAGGACGTGGCCCTGGTGCCGTACACAGACCTCCTGGCCGGGGCCGAGTTCGGCAGCTACTTCATCACCAACCCGGGGCCGAATGTCCTGGCGGTGAACGGTGAGCCCGGCTTCCCGAAACCGTCGCGCAAGTACGACGCTGTCACCCTCAAGTGGGAGAAGCGCATGCGCGACCGCTGGCAGGTGCAGGGCTCCTACACCTGGTCGAAGCTGGAGGGGAACTACGAGGGTTACTTCCGCCGTGACAACGGCCAAAGCGACCCCTTCATCACCTCGCTCTTCGACTTCCCCTACCTGGCGACGCCCCAGGACCGACAGATCTGGCAGCACACGATCGAGGATGGCGTACTGCCGAACGACCGCACCCACGTGTTCAACCTCTTCGGCTCGTACGCTTTCGAGTTCCAAGGGCGTGTGCCGGGAACCCTCAACCTCGGAATGAGCTGGACAGCGATCAGCGGCGTCCCCATCACCGCCCTCGGTTTCAACGAGGCCTACGGCAACGGTTACGAGATCCCGCTGGTAGCGCGCGGTGAGGGTGGAGTGCGGCAGGCGGACGGTACCGTGGTCCCCGGGAGCTTCAAGCGCGGCCCGACCACGAATGACGTCGGCATCCATGCCGACTACACCTTCCGCGTCGGCCGGCAGCGGATCGCGGCGATCGTTCGGGTGTTCAACGTCTTCAACGATCAGGATGGTGTCGACTTCGATCAAGGCTTCGAGCTGAACGCTCCGGGCGACACCAACCCGGACTTCGGCAAGACCACGGTGTTCCAACAGCCCCGGCGCTTCCAGTTCGCGCTGCGGGCGAGCTACTGA
- a CDS encoding proline iminopeptidase-family hydrolase — translation MRVRSWIFAGLAAGSSMLPVWGCSKAPAPPEKPLSAYLDYTGRDDILAGGVQMIPVTTPAGTFRVWTKRIGNNPRIKLLLLHGGPGFTHEYLEAFDSYLPGAGIEYYYYDQLGSHYSDQPEAPELWDTARFVDEVEQVRQALGLDRDNFFLLGHSWGGLLALEYALAHQEHLKALIISNMMASVPAYNAYADSVFHSSMDPAVLAELKNLEAAQDYGNPRYMGLLIPHHYELHVLRIPHDQWPDPVQRAFAHMNPAIYIPMQGPSELGASGKLVRWDRSADLGKIAVPALTIGAAYDTMDPKHMEWMAGRMQKGHYLHCPKGSHLALYDDQEVYMRGVIDFILGVDAGRL, via the coding sequence ATGCGCGTGCGGAGTTGGATCTTCGCGGGTCTGGCTGCCGGCAGCAGCATGCTCCCCGTTTGGGGCTGCTCGAAAGCCCCGGCCCCGCCGGAGAAGCCGCTGTCGGCCTACCTCGACTACACCGGGCGTGACGACATCCTTGCTGGCGGCGTGCAGATGATCCCGGTGACCACGCCGGCAGGCACCTTCCGGGTGTGGACGAAACGCATCGGCAACAACCCGAGAATCAAGCTGCTCCTCCTCCATGGCGGACCCGGCTTCACCCACGAATACCTGGAGGCGTTCGACAGCTATCTCCCCGGTGCGGGCATCGAGTACTACTACTATGACCAACTCGGCTCCCATTACAGCGACCAGCCCGAGGCACCGGAGCTCTGGGACACCGCACGTTTCGTCGACGAGGTCGAGCAGGTGCGCCAGGCACTGGGGCTCGACCGCGACAACTTCTTTCTGCTCGGACACTCGTGGGGAGGCCTGCTGGCTCTCGAATACGCCCTCGCGCATCAGGAACATCTCAAGGCCCTGATCATCTCTAACATGATGGCGAGTGTGCCTGCTTACAACGCCTACGCCGATAGCGTCTTCCACTCCAGCATGGATCCAGCGGTACTCGCCGAGCTGAAGAATCTCGAAGCAGCGCAGGACTATGGCAACCCCCGCTACATGGGCCTCCTGATCCCACACCACTACGAGCTCCACGTGCTGCGCATCCCCCACGACCAGTGGCCGGATCCGGTCCAGCGGGCCTTCGCGCACATGAACCCTGCGATCTACATTCCCATGCAGGGACCGAGCGAGCTCGGCGCCAGCGGCAAGCTCGTGCGCTGGGATCGCAGCGCCGACCTGGGAAAGATCGCGGTGCCGGCGCTCACGATCGGGGCGGCCTACGACACGATGGACCCGAAGCACATGGAATGGATGGCCGGGCGGATGCAGAAGGGGCATTACCTGCATTGCCCGAAGGGCAGCCACCTGGCGCTCTACGACGACCAGGAGGTCTACATGCGGGGTGTCATCGATTTCATCCTGGGCGTCGACGCGGGCCGTCTCTAA